From one Mytilus trossulus isolate FHL-02 chromosome 10, PNRI_Mtr1.1.1.hap1, whole genome shotgun sequence genomic stretch:
- the LOC134687431 gene encoding organic cation transporter protein-like, giving the protein MNYDKLLMKIGGFGRFQKRMLALLIIPPFLDPMTSYMLTFILGDHKHRCQMPNTMGDQFNSTLNMAANISECFVYQNGSTTACKEWVYDQSQYTSTLISTFDMVCDNKFVRSHTMLCHYIGIFCGAFTYGMVSDTLGRRPVLTTALIGMMLPNLIRSFVSSLPLVSFLIFANGYFSMLVYQSGYILATELVDPSKRVFANFAYYFSFCIGEYVLVIFAYFIRDWRILGWSTSIVVGIFLTSLLFQKESARWLIAKGKLSRAEMILKDIAKENNASFDVDIQKIKVDEKHEKVAFCKAVRELFKSKVLTIRLAIFMFNWFSISMTYFGITMKVGNLGGDVYVNYLISTSAEVIALFICLYVVERLGRKKIFSSSMLICGIGCLCTIFSSLYGGPSLHWLTITLAMIGKLTITVAYFNIYLMVAENFPTNLRSFAIGICSSSGYAGSMVSAYVGDLGVLVDTKFGVALPLVIFGAFGICAGLLSFALPETKNMPLPQSVQEAENISRKQYKEGGSILYLKGAESSLIVTKD; this is encoded by the exons ATGAATTACGACAAACTACTAATGAAAATCGGAGGGTTTGGCCGTTTTCAAAAACGTATGCTGGCTCTGTTAATAATTCCTCCATTTTTGGATCCCATGACGTCATACATGCTGACATTTATACTCGGAGATCATAAGCACAg ATGCCAAATGCCAAACACCATGGGGGATCAATTTAACAGTACTCTAAATATGGCTGCAAACATTTCTGAATGTTTTGTATATCAAAATGGTAGTACAACAGCCTGTAAAGAGTGGGTATACGATCAAAGTCAGTACACATCTACACTTATTTCAACA TTTGATATGGTATGCGACAACAAATTTGTAAGAAGTCACACGATGCTTTGTCATTATATTGGAATATTTTGTGGTGCCTTCACATATGGAATGGTTTCTGACAC aTTAGGGAGACGACCCGTATTGACAACTGCGCTTATAGGAATGATGTTACCAAATTTGATACGGTCTTTTGTTTCGTCTCTTCCACTTGTTAGTTTCCTAATATTTGCGAACGGTTATTTCAGCATGCTCGTGTATCAGTCAGGTTATATTCTAG CTACTGAATTGGTGGATCCCTCTAAAAGAGTTTTCGCAAACTTTGCCTATTATTTCTCCTTCTGCATTGGAGAATACGTGCTGGTAATTTTTGCCTACTTTATCAGGGATTGGCGTATTCTGGGCTGGTCAACATCAATAGTTGTTGGGATATTTCTCACCTCATTACT ATTCCAGAAAGAGTCGGCACGATGGCTGATAGCGAAGGGGAAATTATCGAGAGCTGAAATGATTCTGAAGGATAtagcaaaagaaaataatgctAGTTTTGACGTTGACATTCAGAAAATTAAGGTTgatgaaaaacatgaaaaggTTGCATTTTGTAAAGCAGTCAGAGAGCTTTTCAAGTCAAAAGTTCTAACGATTCGATTggctatatttatgtttaattg GTTTTCGATAAGTATGACTTATTTTGGGATCACAATGAAAGTTGGTAACTTAGGTGGAGATGTCTATGTGAATTATTTAATATCCACGTCAGCTGAAGTAATTGCCTTATTCATATGTCTTTATGTGGTGGAAAGacttggaagaaaaaaaatatttagttctTCAATGTTAATTTGTGGCATCGGTTGTCTGTGTACAATATTTTCATCTTTGTACGGTGGTCCAT CCCTTCACTGGTTGACGATAACCTTAGCTATGATAGGAAAGCTCACAATAACGGTGGCATACTTTAATATTTATCTTATGGTAGCGGAAAATTTCCCAACTAACCTCAGATCATTTGCGATTGGAATTTGCAGCTCATCTGGGTATGCTGGATCAATGGTGTCTGCATATGTTGGTGATTTG gGTGTATTGGTTGATACAAAGTTTGGTGTTGCCTTACCGCTGGTAATATTTGGTGCATTTGGTATTTGTGCTGGTTTACTATCATTTGCCCTTCCAGAAACTAAAAATATGCCATTGCCTCAAAGTGTACAAGAAGCTGAAAATATATCAAG GAAACAATACAAGGAAGGTGGATCTATCCTGTATCTGAAAGGTGCTGAAAGTAGTTTGATAGTCACAAAGGACTGA